In Spirosoma aureum, a single genomic region encodes these proteins:
- a CDS encoding T9SS type A sorting domain-containing protein has protein sequence MKTLIKPLLVAFTLSLVTFSASLADVNPGSRPAAVAAYKTGIYSTMEGKLQIALDKETGGAVDIRLKNADGKVLFYQRVGKNEKTSRIRLNLNELQDGAYRVEVTNGVETSTQVVTLSTQQPSAPSRLVAIN, from the coding sequence ATGAAAACGCTCATCAAACCTCTGCTCGTTGCTTTCACGTTAAGCTTAGTTACTTTTTCTGCTTCATTGGCCGACGTAAATCCTGGTAGTCGTCCAGCGGCCGTGGCAGCTTATAAAACCGGTATTTACTCGACCATGGAAGGAAAACTACAGATTGCTCTTGATAAAGAAACAGGCGGTGCCGTCGATATTCGGCTGAAGAATGCCGATGGAAAAGTCTTGTTCTACCAACGCGTTGGCAAGAATGAAAAAACGTCACGCATCCGCTTAAATCTGAATGAACTACAGGACGGCGCTTACCGGGTAGAAGTGACAAATGGCGTAGAAACGTCTACGCAAGTTGTCACATTATCGACCCAACAACCTAGCGCCCCCAGCCGCCTTGTCGCAATCAATTAA
- a CDS encoding TonB-dependent receptor domain-containing protein: MKTHTLLLITTLLAASLLTPAWAQFPTMGGSSQTKALPGTAGDQSPKGSAKLTGSVMDSAQAKAVEFASIALYNKTTGKAIDGTVADEKGKFALAKLVAGDYRVLVSFVGFRNKTIENVTLANGQTLDLGTIQLSSSVKTLAEVTVTGQAALIEEKVDRLVYNADKDITAKGGDATDILRKVPLLTVDLDGNVSLRGSSNIRVLINNKPSTIVASSVADALKQIPADQIKTVEVITSPSAKYDAEGSGGIINIITKKNSLQGLNLNVDSGVGNRGSMLSLNGSYRKGKAGFTLGGFGRAMYNTITKTNLDQTSQVNNVSTLTRQTGDGTSQGLFGQYNLGFDYDLAKNQSLTAGIRYGVRNMISQQDLVTQLFTNGTLGSTSNRNVDSKNLSGTVDANVDYLHTFKPQQEWSISTLYSRNDLTNNFDADLLNGSGELTGRQQNLNKNVNQEFTLQTDYQTPIKKNQLIEFGAKGIIRQVNSDYRYLLAGPTGNFTTENNGTLGELLYHQNIAAGYTSYTYTTKQRYTFKGGLRYEHTFIDASTKEGGTLGIGNYGVLVPSINASKTIKGTTVKLGYNRRIQRPGLQQLNPNFNAANPQNITVGNPTLRPELTNNFELGLSKTIKKTFINATFFGRVTNNAITQVRQPSDTLAGAIITSYQNIGRQYTYGTNTFANVAVTSKINVGVFLNIFYSSLSGQTLGSDGASTEFTNTGFNVGGGTFASAQFKNGWGAQAFGFMQGSQVQLQGRQGGFGFYTIGVKKDFSNKKGSVGIAAENFLSNRFNIHTVLNSPQFNQVNDVYLYNRGIRLTFTYKIGKMTMDAPRKKAKSVNNDDVKSDGSGQAPAGGSPTGGGTPRQ; encoded by the coding sequence ATGAAAACGCACACTTTACTACTTATCACAACTTTACTTGCTGCCAGTTTACTAACACCTGCCTGGGCTCAGTTTCCGACGATGGGTGGCTCCTCTCAAACAAAGGCATTGCCTGGTACTGCGGGTGACCAAAGTCCCAAAGGTAGTGCTAAACTTACTGGCTCCGTCATGGATTCAGCGCAAGCGAAAGCTGTCGAATTCGCTAGTATTGCCCTTTATAATAAAACCACAGGCAAAGCCATAGATGGTACGGTAGCCGATGAAAAAGGCAAATTCGCCCTGGCAAAGCTGGTAGCAGGTGACTACAGAGTGCTGGTCAGCTTTGTCGGTTTCCGCAATAAAACGATAGAGAATGTTACATTAGCCAACGGTCAAACCCTGGATTTAGGAACGATTCAACTTAGCTCCAGTGTAAAAACGCTTGCCGAAGTAACAGTAACTGGTCAGGCCGCGCTGATTGAAGAAAAAGTTGACCGACTGGTGTACAATGCCGATAAAGACATTACAGCCAAAGGTGGCGACGCTACCGATATCCTACGAAAAGTGCCTCTGCTCACAGTGGACCTGGACGGTAACGTATCGTTACGCGGCAGCTCTAACATTCGGGTGTTGATCAATAACAAGCCCAGCACGATCGTTGCCAGCAGTGTAGCTGATGCACTCAAGCAAATCCCTGCCGACCAGATCAAAACGGTAGAAGTCATTACCAGTCCGTCGGCTAAATATGATGCGGAAGGTTCGGGCGGCATTATCAATATCATCACGAAAAAGAACAGCCTGCAAGGTCTGAACCTTAACGTTGATTCGGGCGTGGGTAACCGTGGGTCTATGCTGTCGCTGAATGGCAGCTACCGCAAAGGAAAGGCAGGCTTTACGCTGGGCGGCTTTGGCCGAGCCATGTATAACACCATTACCAAAACCAACCTCGACCAGACCAGCCAGGTTAACAACGTTTCGACGCTAACCCGCCAGACCGGCGATGGAACAAGTCAGGGATTGTTTGGCCAATACAACCTGGGATTTGACTATGATCTGGCTAAAAATCAAAGTCTGACAGCAGGAATTCGTTATGGCGTGCGCAACATGATCAGCCAGCAGGATTTGGTCACCCAGCTTTTTACGAACGGCACACTCGGCTCGACTTCTAATCGAAACGTAGATTCAAAAAATCTCTCGGGAACGGTGGATGCCAATGTCGATTACCTGCATACATTTAAGCCTCAGCAGGAGTGGAGCATTTCGACCCTTTACAGCCGTAATGATCTGACCAATAACTTCGACGCTGATTTGCTCAATGGCTCCGGTGAGCTGACCGGTCGTCAACAGAACCTGAATAAGAACGTCAATCAGGAATTCACCTTACAGACCGATTACCAGACACCGATCAAGAAAAATCAGCTGATTGAGTTTGGCGCAAAAGGTATAATCCGGCAGGTCAACAGCGATTATCGCTACCTATTAGCTGGTCCTACGGGTAATTTCACTACCGAAAACAATGGTACGCTGGGCGAATTGCTTTACCACCAGAACATTGCAGCCGGTTATACATCGTATACCTACACCACCAAGCAACGCTATACGTTCAAAGGAGGACTTCGCTATGAGCATACCTTTATCGACGCCAGTACTAAAGAAGGAGGAACGCTCGGCATTGGCAATTATGGCGTATTAGTACCCAGTATCAACGCGTCAAAAACCATTAAAGGTACTACAGTAAAACTAGGGTATAACCGTCGGATCCAACGACCTGGCCTTCAGCAGTTAAACCCTAATTTCAATGCCGCCAACCCGCAGAACATTACGGTTGGTAATCCAACCTTACGACCCGAACTGACCAACAATTTTGAGTTGGGATTAAGTAAAACGATCAAGAAAACGTTCATCAATGCTACTTTCTTTGGGCGCGTAACAAACAATGCCATCACACAGGTAAGACAGCCTTCCGACACGCTGGCAGGAGCCATCATCACTAGTTATCAGAACATTGGCCGTCAGTATACGTATGGCACCAACACGTTTGCCAATGTAGCCGTAACCTCAAAAATTAACGTTGGGGTATTTTTAAATATATTCTACAGCAGCCTGAGTGGCCAGACATTGGGTAGCGACGGAGCATCGACAGAGTTTACCAACACAGGTTTTAACGTTGGCGGTGGTACGTTTGCTTCGGCACAGTTCAAAAATGGATGGGGAGCGCAGGCATTCGGATTTATGCAGGGATCGCAGGTGCAGTTGCAGGGACGGCAGGGAGGCTTTGGTTTCTATACCATCGGCGTCAAGAAAGATTTCAGCAATAAGAAAGGTAGCGTAGGTATTGCGGCCGAAAATTTCCTCTCGAACCGGTTCAATATTCATACCGTACTCAATTCACCGCAATTCAATCAGGTAAACGACGTGTACCTCTACAACCGGGGCATTCGCCTGACGTTTACCTACAAAATTGGTAAGATGACGATGGATGCCCCACGTAAAAAAGCCAAATCAGTAAACAATGATGATGTAAAAAGTGATGGAAGCGGGCAGGCTCCAGCGGGTGGAAGCCCCACCGGCGGTGGAACGCCCCGGCAATAG
- a CDS encoding outer membrane lipoprotein-sorting protein yields the protein MKTNKLLAVAMAAFVSVSTYAQTVDEIVDKHIAALGGIDKLKGVTTLVTERSISVQGMEIPSKTTVSVGKALRTESSVMGNSMIQVVEGTTGWMIRPAMMQGTGEPEDMPAEQVKQQLSQLDPFGPLVNYKDKGNKIELVGKEKVDGKDAYHLKVTTKEGQAIDEFIDATTYLVSKVKSTMNGQDGEISFSDYKDVDGIKFANTMEISNPQMGTLTMVTNKILVNNKIDDSIFKKPAK from the coding sequence ATGAAAACTAACAAACTTCTGGCCGTTGCCATGGCCGCCTTCGTCTCAGTCAGCACATATGCCCAAACGGTGGACGAAATTGTAGACAAACATATTGCTGCGCTGGGCGGTATCGATAAATTGAAAGGCGTCACTACCCTGGTTACAGAACGCTCGATTTCTGTTCAGGGAATGGAAATTCCCAGCAAAACGACGGTATCTGTAGGAAAAGCATTGCGAACAGAATCGTCGGTGATGGGCAATTCCATGATCCAGGTTGTAGAAGGCACCACGGGCTGGATGATCCGCCCAGCCATGATGCAGGGCACGGGTGAGCCCGAAGATATGCCCGCAGAGCAGGTTAAGCAACAACTAAGCCAGCTCGATCCATTTGGACCACTGGTTAATTATAAAGATAAAGGCAACAAGATCGAACTGGTTGGCAAAGAGAAAGTAGACGGCAAAGATGCCTATCATCTGAAAGTGACCACCAAAGAAGGCCAGGCAATCGATGAGTTTATTGATGCCACTACCTATCTGGTCAGCAAAGTAAAATCGACGATGAACGGTCAGGATGGCGAAATTTCTTTTTCTGACTATAAAGATGTTGACGGTATTAAATTCGCCAACACCATGGAAATAAGCAATCCACAGATGGGTACGCTCACCATGGTTACCAACAAAATCCTGGTGAACAATAAGATAGACGACTCTATTTTCAAGAAACCCGCGAAGTAA
- a CDS encoding TMF family protein: protein MNMDTKYLYSTFLAASLLLGDIKEFYAQNNIQFTNQNAFLGNLAGAQNTTGINNVFVGYNAGRNSTSGQANVFLGSLSGQNTTTGNGNAFIGYQAGYSNTTGGNNAFIGFGAGLSNSTGANNAFIGYQAGYTNTIGIDNAFIGTYAGLSNTTGSDNAFIGHAAGTFNTTGTGNAFVGTYAGYANTTGTGNAFVGIRAGQNTTTGGSNTFLGGGAGYGNTTGRQNTYLGQNAGYVGNNSGINNVFIGYGAGVNAAATVVSNAAAIGANAIVSQSNSIVLGSTGVNVGIGTSAPNSRLEITQGTANQSGIRLTNLTSNSPASATNQYKFLTVNTQGDIILGSLNSSAREGAEVELWQANGDYLQNVNSGGVIIGHEVNKRPVGYKLYVEDGILTEKIKVAVKNTADWSDKVFHKGYDLQSLDEVERYIKINQHLPGVPSAKEMVESGNDLHKTDAKLLEKIEELTLYMIELKKENEELRQQVNVLIKNGDKK from the coding sequence ATGAATATGGATACTAAATACTTATACTCTACTTTTCTTGCTGCGAGCTTGCTTCTGGGGGATATCAAAGAATTCTATGCACAAAATAATATTCAATTTACGAATCAGAATGCATTTTTAGGCAATCTGGCAGGAGCTCAGAATACTACTGGTATTAACAATGTATTTGTGGGGTACAATGCTGGTCGAAATTCTACCTCCGGACAAGCAAATGTCTTTCTTGGAAGCCTTTCTGGTCAAAATACCACTACAGGCAATGGTAACGCCTTTATCGGTTATCAAGCAGGATATTCTAACACAACAGGTGGGAATAATGCATTTATTGGTTTTGGTGCGGGACTGTCTAATAGTACAGGAGCCAATAATGCGTTTATTGGCTACCAGGCAGGGTATACAAATACGATAGGTATTGATAATGCGTTTATCGGTACCTACGCTGGTCTGTCCAACACAACGGGCAGTGATAATGCGTTTATTGGCCATGCTGCAGGCACTTTTAACACCACGGGTACAGGCAACGCTTTTGTGGGTACTTACGCGGGTTATGCTAACACTACGGGCACAGGCAACGCCTTTGTAGGGATTCGAGCGGGCCAAAATACAACGACGGGGGGAAGTAACACATTTCTAGGGGGCGGTGCAGGTTATGGAAACACTACCGGTAGACAGAACACTTATTTGGGGCAAAATGCGGGCTACGTAGGTAACAATTCGGGGATTAATAATGTCTTCATCGGCTATGGAGCAGGGGTTAATGCTGCCGCCACGGTAGTGAGTAATGCTGCAGCTATTGGTGCCAATGCCATCGTTAGCCAAAGTAATTCGATTGTGTTGGGGAGTACAGGAGTTAATGTAGGCATTGGGACAAGTGCTCCTAACAGTCGGTTGGAGATCACTCAAGGAACAGCCAATCAGTCAGGTATACGATTGACGAATCTAACCAGTAATTCCCCCGCCAGTGCAACTAATCAATACAAGTTTCTAACTGTTAATACACAAGGTGATATTATACTGGGTAGCTTAAATAGTTCGGCACGCGAGGGAGCGGAAGTAGAATTATGGCAAGCTAATGGAGATTATTTACAGAATGTTAATTCAGGTGGAGTGATTATTGGCCATGAGGTTAATAAGAGACCTGTGGGGTATAAGTTGTATGTTGAAGATGGAATTTTAACTGAAAAAATTAAGGTAGCCGTAAAAAATACTGCTGACTGGAGCGATAAGGTTTTTCATAAAGGCTATGACTTACAATCCTTAGACGAAGTTGAACGATATATAAAGATCAATCAACACCTTCCTGGGGTTCCTTCTGCTAAAGAAATGGTCGAGTCAGGCAATGACTTGCACAAGACCGATGCTAAACTCCTAGAGAAAATAGAAGAATTGACGCTATATATGATTGAACTTAAAAAAGAGAATGAGGAGCTTAGACAGCAAGTTAACGTTCTTATTAAAAACGGGGATAAAAAATAG
- a CDS encoding tail fiber domain-containing protein, whose protein sequence is MKNSVLQMWAVFLLIWLSMTKGNTFAQVRIGPGTGAIDGSVTLEIKSGPYSSGNPYRGLLVPTLTANQRNQIQNPATGLLIFNTNTKQIEVNTGTTTSPIWTPGGITGTSSSSSGAWSLTGNAGTVSNTNFLGTTDNVSLWFRVNNQNAGRIDPTLFNVGLGYSALSTSTTGQGNTASGAYTLYYNTTGGYNTASGFQALHNNSSGSGNTASGTIALLANTVGNDNAAFGSTALQNNTTGSTNAGFGAGALKQNTTGNYNTASGAGALQNNTSANGNSALGHNALATNTTGYANIGVGEDALSANVDGHDNVALGTASMTSNTNGIGNVASGNLALRLNTTGQNNTASGLLSLQYNTIGSYNTALGYNAGPLVANGGLTNTTAIGANAIVSASNQIVLGDNNITALRCNVQTITSLSDVRIKENIRDNVPGLSFITKLTPITYNIDKAKEARLLGYPLATVKEDKILHSGFAAQDVEAAAKEIGYDFEGVSQQADGQYYTLGYTLFVIPLVQSVKELNTEVENLKAKLKATTAAYDQLSAQVKQMQHLLGLAKTKN, encoded by the coding sequence ATGAAAAATTCAGTTTTACAAATGTGGGCAGTTTTCCTTTTAATATGGTTAAGTATGACAAAGGGAAATACATTTGCTCAAGTTCGTATAGGTCCTGGTACGGGCGCAATTGATGGATCCGTGACCTTAGAAATTAAGTCAGGTCCTTACTCATCGGGTAATCCCTACAGGGGCTTGCTGGTTCCTACTCTAACAGCGAATCAGCGAAACCAAATTCAGAATCCAGCAACGGGTCTACTTATTTTTAATACTAATACTAAACAGATTGAAGTAAATACCGGGACAACAACGAGCCCTATTTGGACACCAGGTGGTATCACAGGTACAAGTAGCTCCTCTTCTGGGGCCTGGAGTCTGACGGGCAATGCGGGAACTGTAAGTAATACAAATTTCCTCGGTACAACGGACAATGTTTCATTATGGTTTAGAGTGAATAATCAAAATGCGGGAAGAATTGATCCTACACTGTTCAATGTTGGCTTAGGCTATTCAGCATTAAGTACTAGCACAACTGGTCAGGGAAATACGGCATCAGGAGCTTACACACTATATTATAATACTACTGGCGGTTATAATACGGCTTCGGGTTTTCAAGCTTTACACAACAATAGCTCTGGGTCAGGAAATACGGCATCAGGAACAATTGCTTTACTGGCTAACACAGTTGGTAACGATAACGCGGCCTTCGGGAGTACTGCTTTACAAAACAATACGACGGGTAGTACTAATGCTGGCTTTGGGGCTGGCGCCTTAAAACAAAATACCACTGGCAATTATAATACAGCCTCAGGAGCTGGGGCCTTACAGAATAATACTTCCGCCAACGGCAATTCAGCCCTTGGACATAATGCTTTGGCTACTAATACAACAGGCTATGCTAATATTGGAGTAGGGGAAGATGCGTTAAGTGCAAACGTTGATGGCCATGACAATGTAGCTTTAGGAACTGCTTCTATGACAAGTAATACTAATGGCATTGGTAATGTAGCCTCGGGCAATCTTGCACTAAGACTTAATACAACTGGTCAAAATAACACCGCGTCTGGGTTACTTTCCTTGCAATACAATACTATCGGTAGTTATAATACTGCACTGGGTTATAACGCAGGGCCTCTGGTTGCCAATGGAGGACTAACCAATACAACGGCTATTGGAGCTAATGCTATAGTTAGTGCCAGCAATCAAATTGTGCTCGGTGATAATAATATTACAGCCTTGCGGTGTAATGTGCAGACCATTACTTCGCTTTCAGATGTACGTATTAAAGAAAATATCAGGGATAATGTACCGGGTCTAAGTTTCATCACAAAGCTTACTCCTATTACTTATAATATTGACAAGGCCAAGGAGGCTAGACTGTTAGGCTATCCATTGGCTACTGTTAAAGAAGATAAGATACTTCATAGCGGTTTTGCTGCACAAGATGTTGAAGCGGCAGCAAAAGAAATAGGCTATGATTTTGAAGGGGTTTCCCAACAGGCAGATGGCCAATATTATACGCTGGGTTATACATTGTTTGTAATCCCTTTGGTTCAGTCCGTTAAGGAACTTAACACGGAAGTAGAAAATCTTAAAGCAAAACTGAAGGCGACTACGGCTGCTTATGATCAGTTATCAGCTCAAGTCAAACAGATGCAGCATTTGTTAGGCTTGGCAAAGACAAAAAATTGA
- a CDS encoding helix-turn-helix domain-containing protein, giving the protein MAITNLSINNFGRQFRLLRATQFLQGGHNISETACLVGYESPTHFAVVFKEFFHKNPSEFIKS; this is encoded by the coding sequence ATGGCAATCACCAATTTATCAATCAATAACTTTGGTCGTCAATTCCGGCTTTTGCGAGCAACACAATTTCTGCAAGGAGGCCACAACATATCCGAAACAGCTTGCTTGGTAGGATACGAGAGCCCAACTCATTTTGCAGTTGTTTTTAAAGAGTTTTTCCACAAGAATCCTTCTGAATTTATCAAAAGCTAA
- a CDS encoding acyclic terpene utilization AtuA family protein has translation MPDSKAVFRKVAGTSGISSLATAKEQLLYEVIDCPPDVVANFTQHNQTSDSAIVLAYKF, from the coding sequence TTGCCGGACAGTAAGGCCGTTTTCCGTAAAGTTGCCGGTACAAGTGGTATATCGAGTCTGGCGACTGCCAAGGAGCAGTTACTTTACGAAGTTATTGACTGCCCCCCAGACGTAGTGGCCAATTTTACGCAGCACAACCAAACTTCCGATTCGGCTATAGTCCTCGCATACAAATTTTAA
- a CDS encoding RNA polymerase sigma factor, which produces MSIDRQSDLLLWNALKQDDQHAFAELYQRYHRILYSYGYRVIPNAASVEDAIQDLFVDIWRMRHSLSLVDSVKFYLFRSLRRKIFHLNEREKRTDSAIAFATETEFAQSSEQLMADREQEHQLTQRLAQLVAQLPQRQLEVVTLRFYQNFKTDEIAAIMGITEKSVRNTLHKALTHLREQAAYLAPLLGLLLLWVLA; this is translated from the coding sequence TTGAGTATCGACCGGCAATCTGACTTACTGCTCTGGAACGCCCTAAAACAGGACGATCAGCATGCTTTTGCCGAGTTATACCAACGCTATCACCGTATCTTATACAGCTATGGGTACAGGGTAATTCCCAACGCAGCTTCGGTAGAAGATGCCATTCAGGATTTGTTTGTCGATATATGGCGGATGCGTCATTCTCTTTCTCTTGTCGATTCTGTCAAATTTTATTTATTCCGTTCGCTTCGCCGAAAGATCTTCCATCTCAACGAACGCGAAAAACGTACCGATTCAGCTATTGCCTTCGCCACCGAAACCGAATTCGCCCAATCATCTGAACAGTTAATGGCCGATCGGGAACAGGAACATCAGCTCACACAACGACTAGCGCAACTGGTTGCCCAATTACCCCAACGCCAGTTGGAAGTGGTAACCCTTCGCTTCTATCAAAACTTCAAAACCGACGAAATAGCCGCGATTATGGGTATTACCGAAAAGTCGGTTCGCAACACGCTTCACAAAGCACTCACTCACCTGCGCGAGCAGGCCGCCTATCTGGCTCCCTTACTGGGCTTACTCCTACTTTGGGTATTGGCATAG
- a CDS encoding FecR family protein, giving the protein MHNYYDYTEEDLAQDDFFRRWFQQPDSETNAFWTDFMTQYPEKQSVVVAARALLKAVEQVQVLPTQAQGNQIWAKIQQQIQDDATELVDEPQVHRIGYWRQWAAAAAILLLVGFGWWFARRPETIEKTMGYIQPKSQTEAEWIDKVNETNHTLSIKLSDGSQVVLQPQSRVNYPKTFSADKREIRLEGEGFFEVTKNSRQPFMVYANGLITQVVGTSFTIKAFPKMAKITVAVHTGKVAVFTAKALHKSQEDQQRIAGMLLLTPNQQAIFDKGSERLTARLVDEPTLVKKPETKQYFVFENTAVSDVFHKLEESYGISIQYDPAIFEKCSLTAPLGNEPLFRKLDIICQTIGATYEVWGTKVIISGPGCQPKS; this is encoded by the coding sequence ATGCACAATTACTACGACTATACAGAAGAAGACCTGGCTCAGGATGATTTCTTTCGAAGATGGTTTCAGCAGCCTGATAGCGAAACGAATGCATTCTGGACGGACTTCATGACGCAATATCCCGAAAAGCAATCGGTTGTTGTTGCGGCCAGAGCGCTGTTGAAAGCCGTAGAGCAGGTGCAGGTTTTGCCTACGCAGGCACAGGGTAACCAGATTTGGGCGAAGATTCAGCAACAGATTCAGGATGATGCAACCGAATTAGTAGATGAGCCTCAAGTCCATCGAATTGGCTACTGGCGACAATGGGCTGCTGCGGCCGCTATTCTTCTGTTAGTTGGTTTCGGCTGGTGGTTTGCAAGGCGCCCCGAAACGATTGAAAAAACAATGGGTTATATACAGCCCAAATCTCAAACAGAAGCGGAGTGGATTGACAAAGTCAACGAAACGAATCATACACTCTCCATTAAGCTGAGTGATGGCAGTCAGGTCGTTTTACAGCCCCAAAGCCGGGTAAATTACCCGAAGACGTTTTCGGCCGATAAGCGCGAAATCAGGCTTGAGGGAGAAGGTTTTTTTGAGGTCACCAAAAATTCCAGACAACCGTTTATGGTTTATGCGAACGGACTGATCACGCAGGTGGTCGGCACGAGTTTTACCATTAAAGCCTTCCCAAAAATGGCGAAGATAACGGTAGCGGTTCATACGGGAAAAGTTGCGGTTTTTACGGCAAAAGCCCTTCATAAATCGCAGGAAGATCAGCAACGGATCGCCGGTATGCTCTTGTTGACGCCTAACCAGCAAGCGATATTCGATAAAGGCAGCGAACGGTTAACGGCTCGCTTAGTCGATGAGCCAACACTGGTCAAAAAGCCCGAAACCAAACAGTATTTCGTATTTGAGAACACGGCTGTTTCCGATGTATTTCACAAGCTGGAAGAGTCGTATGGCATATCCATCCAGTATGATCCAGCCATCTTCGAGAAATGCAGCCTGACGGCTCCGTTGGGTAATGAACCGCTCTTTCGGAAGCTGGATATTATTTGTCAGACGATTGGGGCCACCTATGAAGTCTGGGGAACGAAGGTCATTATTTCCGGGCCGGGTTGCCAGCCAAAATCCTAA